From Papaver somniferum cultivar HN1 unplaced genomic scaffold, ASM357369v1 unplaced-scaffold_99, whole genome shotgun sequence, the proteins below share one genomic window:
- the LOC113346444 gene encoding protein PHOTOPERIOD-INDEPENDENT EARLY FLOWERING 1-like isoform X2, whose amino-acid sequence MASRGPRPKVEHEARPKRQKALEVSREPRRPKTHWDHVLDEMVWLSKDFESERKWKLAQAKKVAIRASKGMLDQATRGEKKVKEEEQKLRKVALNISKDVKKFWTKIEKLVLYKHQLELEEKKKKALDRQLDFLLGQTERYSTMLAENLVDMPYPHKHMCLDSATEQHINHDEGEKEDQQINEDEYVKDDDQTKHEKEEGDQIVSHGDEEGDRQTTQVSDEGEPNDLMGSQDGPGDHMDVDGDYDVQSEDESEDDEHTIEEDEALITKEERKAELEGLQDEMDLPLEELLKRYKISTVSREESPGEEDSAEPFNEIVNLGEAGKDAHTSSTTDGGSSCAISHHLGVTNGDISTIKDEHRSDSDIGIGGNQDANKSEMQSTFSDCSDNQEEDGDYIHVASEEKDDETTLVEEEELAKDEAGDAVNEIELLQKESEIPVEELLARYKKDYNVEDDEDDDAHGYTSDSSEECVDLQARLDVEMKGAPSPVNKDAPLEAQPSESKLIIAEQEEDELNIKSDHEKDSDDIIADAAAAARSAQPTGNTFLTTKVRTKFPFLLKYPLREYQHIGLDWLVTMYEKRLNGILADEMGLGKTIMTISLLAHLACEKGIWGPHLIVVPTSVMLNWETEFLKWCPAFKILTYFGSAKERKFKRQGWMKPNSFHVCITTYRLVIQDSKAFKRKKWKYLILDEAHLIKNWKSQRWQTLLNFNSKRRILLTGTPLQNDLMELWSLMHFLMPHIFQSHQEFKDWFSNPISGMVEGQEKVNKEVVDRLHNVLRPFLLRRLKRDVEKQLPGKHEHVIYCRLSKRQRNLYEDFISSSETQATLASSNFFGMISVIMQLRKVCNHPDLFEGRPIISSFDMSGIEMRLSSSICTMLSSSPFSEVNLKGLGLLFTDLDFSMTSWESDEIKAIAPSRMIEDRVTSVDVGKTCSRHRLCGYMKKGYGTNIFDEIQKALWEERLKEAKERARSIAWWNSLQCRKKPMYGTSLRDLVTVRHPVSDIHQQKSKPSCYLDFSSKLASIVQSPVERFQRLIKLIESFMFAIPAARASSPVCWCSKSGATVFSDPSFKDKCTDVLSPLLSPIRPAIVRRQVYFPDRRLVQFDCGKLQQLAVLLRRLKSEGHRALIFTQMTKMLDVLEPFINLYGYTYMRLDGSTPPEERQTLMQRFNTNPKIFLFILSTRSGGVGINLVGADTVIFYDSDWNPAMDQQAQDRCHRIGQTREVHIYRLISESTIEENILKKANQKRVLDDLVIQSGSYNTEFFKKLDPLELFSGHRELPANNIHKEKSSNSGVEVSLSNADVEAALKQAEDEADYMALKKVEQEEAVENQEFLDDAIGRVEDDELANEDDAKFDEKAPEPEDQSTSIAALDNDADAILNGSDPNDDRVLTLTGTEEDDMLADVKQLAAAAAAAGHASSSFENQLRPIDRYAMRFMDLWDPIIDKSALVSQVNFEEKEWELDRIEKFKEDLEAEIDDDEEPFVYEEWDADYATEAYRQQVEVLAQRQLLEDLEYEAKEAEEAEKEKLESLRNEAAAAAAAEIKSKPKKKTKKKKFKSLKKGALASEVETTLEEPPEHMSIDDESMYTDDLDSYSDFIPSHSPVQKKRKKSHSTQNADEEKTKRKSTKKQKKGPESSRSALEYDSLDKQHAGELMVLDLDHRPPCRSRMGGKISITTMPVKRVLLIKPEKLNKKGSIWLRGCISMSDSWSSSEDAILCAIVHEYGTHWSLVSDVIYGMPAGGFYRGRFRHPFQCCERFRDLFHKNVLSIVEIPNNEKVTNTCSGKSILKVTEDGTQTLLNVTSDLADNECVLQKHFTAILTSVWRARSRFNHWSSLSSTYQEGFDSAKRVFNLRRCTREPLRNLGAVGESSKLVAAALQDAYSKQQEDVSQSEQREAASMMEEPLEIILEVQTDHEDCEIPLPSHVNILIYGSDSPHTKNESAEGDSHLDLRSNMAGHRFRGASKACFDGVTQGWASSSFPAFDFVKSRSTPSKPESAGKPSKSKQLLRGASTEQPREEEHHTPSTSKQTPHILSPKAALAASVGFLSGDSDIIRSCTGGADVGAEDKEDIMGMDGYGFYEVDATLPYTYDPSFISGLDDCTLLPEIIDIG is encoded by the exons ATGGCCTCCAGAGGTCCAAGGCCTAAGGTTGAGCATGAAGCACGACCTAAGCGCCAAAAG GCACTTGAAGTTTCCAGAGAACCTCGTCGACCCAAAACGCACTGGGATCATGTTTTAGATGAGATGGTTTGGTTGTCCAAG GACTTTGAGTCGGAGAGAAAATGGAAACTAGCTCAAGCGAAGAAGGTTGCTATAAGAGCCAGCAAGGGCATGCTGGACCAAGCTACTAGAGGAGAAAAGAAAGTGAAG GAAGAAGAGCAGAAGTTGAGAAAAGTTGCACTTAATATCTCTAAGGATGTGAAGAAGTTTTGGACGAAAATTGAGAAGCTG GTGTTATACAAACATCAGCTGGAGTtagaggagaaaaagaaaaaggcacTGGATAGACAGCTTGATTTTCTTCTAGGGCAGACAGAAAG GTACTCGACAATGCTAGCAGAAAATCTTGTTGACATGCCATATCCTCATAAGCATATGTGTCTAGATTCTGCGACTGAACAACATATTAATCACGACGAAGGTGAAAAAGAGGATCAACAGATCAATGAAGATGAATATGTAAAAGATGATGATCAAACTAAAcatgaaaaagaagaaggagatcAAATAGTTAGCCATGGCGATGAAGAAGGAGATCGGCAGACTACACAAGTATCTGATGAAGGGGAACCAAATGATCTTATGGGATCACAAGATGGCCCTGGTG ATCATATGGATGTCGATGGTGATTATGATGTACAATCAGAAGATGAATCT GAAGATGACGAGCAtactattgaagaagatgaagctcTGATTACTAAGGAAGAAAGGAAAGCGGAACTGGAAGGTTTGCAAGATGAAATGGATTTGCCACTTGAGGAGCTGCTAAAGCGTTACAAGATCAGTACAG TTAGCAGGGAAGAGTCTCCAGGAGAGGAAGATTCTGCCGAACCATTCAACGAGATAGTGAATCTGGGTGAAG CAGGCAAGGATGCTCATACTTCTAGTACGACGGATGGCGGTAGCTCATGTGCAATCAGCCATCATCTA GGTGTAACAAACGGTGATATATCAACGATTAAGGATGAGCACAGATCAGATTCTGATATTGGTATAGGAGGAAACCAGGACGCCAATAAATCTGAAATGCAATCTACATTTTCCGATTGTAGTGATAATCAGGAG GAGGATGGAGACTACATTCATGTTGCCAGTGAAGAAAAG GATGATGAGACAACCttggtggaggaggaggagctGGCAAAAGATGAAGCAGGTGATGCTGTAAATGAG ATCGAACTACTGCAGAAAGAGAGTGAAATACCTGTGGAAGAATTGCTTGCAAGGTATAAAAAG GATTACAATGTggaggatgatgaagatgatgatgcacATGGATATACATCTGACAGTTCTGAAGAATGTGTGGACCTTCAAGCTCGTCTAGATGTTGAAATGAAAGGGGCTCCTTCTCCAGTGAACAAAGATGCTCCTCTGGAGGCTCAACCTTCTGAATCCAAGCTAATTATTGCAGAACAAGAGGAAGATGAATTGAATATAAAGTCTGATCATGAAAAGGATAGTGATGATATAAttgctgatgctgctgctgcagCAAGATCAGCCCAACCAACGGGCAACACTTTCTTGACTACAAAAGTACGTACAAAGTTCCCTTTTCTTCTAAAGTATCCTCTTCGTGAGTATCAGCATATTGGGTTGGATTGGCTTGTCACAATGTATGAGAAAAGACTTAATGGGATATTAGCTGACGAGATGGGTCTCGGGAAGACTATCATGACCATCTCTCTCCTAGCACACCTTGCTTGTGAAAAGGGAATTTGGGGTCCACATCTGATAGTTGTTCCTACCAGTGTCATGCTCAACTGGGAGACCGAGTTTCTTAAATGGTGTCCTGCTTTTAAAATTCTTACTTACTTTGGAAGTGCAAAAGAGCGCAAGTTCAAGAGGCAAGGGTGGATGAAGCCTAATTCCTTCCATGTATGCATTACAACTTATAGACTCGTAATACAGGACTCCAAAGCTTTCAAGAGGAAGAAATGGAAATACCTGATACTTGATGAAGCTCATTTGATAAAAAATTGGAAGTCCCAGAGGTGGCAAACTCTTTTAAACTTCAACTCAAAACGGCGTATTTTACTGACGGGGACACCTTTACAGAATGACCTAATGGAACTCTGGTCTCTGATGCATTTTTTGATGCCACACATTTTTCAGTCTCATCAGGAGTTCAAAGATTGGTTCAGTAACCCTATATCAGGAATGGTAGAAGGACAAGAAAAAGTTAACAAAGAGGTTGTTGATCGTTTGCACAACGTCCTTCGCCCATTCTTACTAAGAAGGTTAAAGAGGGATGTTGAGAAGCAACTCCCTGGTAAACATGAGCATGTCATTTACTGTAGACTCTCAAAGCGGCAGAGAAATTTGTATGAAGATTTTATTTCTAGCTCTGAAACACAAGCGACACTGGCAAGTTCAAACTTTTTTGGCATGATAAGCGTTATAATGCAATTGCGCAAGGTTTGCAATCATCCAGACTTATTTGAAGGACGTCCAATCATAAGCTCGTTTGACATGAGTGGCATTGAAATGCGGTTGAGTTCTTCAATCTGCACAATGCTTTCTTCCAGCCCATTTTCTGAAGTTAATTTGAAGGGTTTGGGACTACTTTTTACAGATCTCGATTTCAGCATGACCTCTTGGGAAAGTGATGAAATTAAAGCAATTGCCCCCTCGCGTATGATCGAAGACCGTGTCACCTCAGTGGATGTAGGAAAAACTTGCTCCAGACACAGGCTGTGTGGTTACATGAAAAAGGGTTATGGAACCAATATTTTTGACGAGATTCAAAAGGCTCTTTGGGAGGAAAGATTGAAGGAGGCAAAAGAAAGGGCAAGATCTATTGCATGGTGGAATTCCTTGCAATGTCGGAAAAAGCCCATGTATGGAACAAGCCTAAGGGATCTTGTTACAGTAAGGCATCCTGTTTCTGATATACACCAACAGAAAAGTAAACCTTCATGCTACCTGGACTTCTCCTCAAAGCTGGCTAGTATTGTGCAGTCACCTGTTGAGCGCTTCCAGAGGTTAATTAAGCTTATCGAATCTTTCATGTTTGCTATACCTGCAGCACGAGCCTCATCACCTGTTTGCTGGTGCAGTAAAAGTGGGGCAACAGTATTTTCTGATCCATCTTTTAAGGATAAGTGCACAGATGTTTTGTCACCCCTTCTCTCACCCATTAGACCTGCCATAGTCCGCCGACAAGTATACTTCCCTGATAGGCGGCTCGTACAATTTGACTGTGGTAAGTTGCAGCAGCTTGCGGTGTTGCTCAGGCGATTGAAATCAGAAGGTCACCGAGCATTAATATTCACTCAGATGACTAAGATGCTTGATGTCTTGGAGCCCTTCATAAACTTATATGGTTACACCTATATGCGTTTGGATGGTTCAACCCCGCCGGAAGAGAGGCAAACGTTGATGCAGCGATTCAACACAAATCCCAAGATTTTTCTGTTTATTTTATCTACCCGAAGTGGAGGTGTTGGTATTAACTTAGTTGGAGCAGATACAGTTATATTTTATGATAGTGACTGGAATCCTGCTATGGATCAACAAGCTCAAGATCGATGCCACAGGATAGGTCAGACACGTGAGGTACATATCTATCGTTTGATCAGTGAAAGCACTATCGAGGAGAACATTTTAAAAAAAGCAAATCAAAAGCGTGTTCTTGACGATCTGGTCATACAGAGTGGTAGTTACAATACTGAATTTTTTAAGAAACTTGATCCACTGGAGTTATTTTCTGGCCATAGAGAACTTCCAGCCAACAATATTCATAAGGAGAAAAGTTCTAACAGTGGGGTGGAGGTTTCCTTGTCAAATGCTGATGTGGAAGCTGCTTTAAAGCAAGCAGAAGATGAGGCAGATTATATGGCTTTGAAGAAAGTTGAGCAGGAAGAAGCTGTAGAGAATCAGGAGTTCTTGGATGACGCCATTGGAAGAGTAGAAGATGATGAACTTGCAAATGAGGATGATGCGAAGTTTGATGAGAAGGCCCCTGAGCCTGAGGATCAGAGCACCTCGATTGCAGCTTTGGATAACGATGCTGATGCCATCTTAAATGGAAGTGATCCAAATGATGACAGGGTTCTCACTTTGACTGGTACTGAAGAGGATGATATGCTAGCTGATGTGAAACAATtggcagcagctgcagcagcagcagggcaTGCAAGTTCATCGTTTGAGAATCAACTTCGGCCAATTGATCGGTACGCAATGCGATTTATGGATTTGTGGGATCCAATTATTGACAAATCAGCACTGGTTTCTCAAGTTAACTTTGAGGAGAAAGAATGGGAGCTAGACCGCATTGAGAAGTTCAAGGAGGATCTGGAGGCTGAGATTGATGATGACGAGGAACCTTTTGTATATGAGG AGTGGGATGCTGATTATGCAACCGAGGCGTATAGGCAACAAGTGGAAGTCTTGGCTCAGCGTCAG CTGTTGGAAGACCTTGAATATGAAGCGAAAGAGGCAGAAGAAGCAGAGAAAGAAAAACTTGAATCACTGAG GAATGAggcggcggcggcggcggcggcTGAAATTAAAtccaaaccaaaaaagaaaacaaagaaaaagaagtttAAGTCTCTCAAGAAAGGAGCTCTAGCATCTGAAGTGGAAACAACACTGGAGGAACCACCTGAGCATATGTCCATTGATGACGAGTCTATGTATACTGATGATCTGGATTCTTATTCAGACTTTATTCCATCACATTCACCTGTTCAGAAGAAACGTAAGAAGTCTCATTCCACCCAAAATGCTGATGaagagaaaactaaaaggaaaagcACCAAAAAGCAAAAGAAGGGTCCTGAAAGCAGTCGTTCAGCTTTGGAGTATGATTCTTTGGATAAGCAACATGCAGGTGAGTTGATGGTTTTGGACCTTGATCACAGGCCACCATGCAGGAGCAGAATGGGGGGTAAGATATCCATTACGACCATGCCTGTAAAACGGGTTTTGTTGATTAAACCGGAGAAATTAAACAAGAAGGGAAGCATTTGGTTGAGAGGTTGTATTTCCATGTCTGATTCATGGTCATCATCGGAGGATGCGATACTATGTGCTATCGTACATGAGTATGGGACACATTGGAGCTTGGTGAGTGATGTTATCTATGGAATGCCTGCTGGTGGATTTTATAGGGGAAGGTTTCGCCATCCTTTTCAATGCTGTGAGAGATTTAGGGACCTTTTCCATAAAAATGTATTGTCAATTGTGGAAATTCCCAATAATGAGAAGGTCACCAACACGTGCTCTGGAAAGTCCATCCTCAAAGTAACGGAG GACGGTACTCAAACATTATTAAATGTTACTAGTGATCTGGCAGACAATGAGTGCGTCCTCCAGAAGCACTTCACTGCCATACTTACATCTGTATGGAGGGCAAGATCACGCTTTAATCACTGGTCTAGCTTGTCATCAACATACCAAGAGGGTTTTGATTCTGCAAAACGGGTTTTCAATCTGAGGAGATGCACAAGGGAACCGCTAAGAAATCTAGGAGCTGTAGGTGAGAGCAGTAAGTTAGTAGCAGCTGCTCTCCAGGATGCATACAGTAAACAGCAGGAAGATGTCTCTCAATCTGAACAAAGGGAAGCCGCTTCCATGATGGAAGAACCATTAGAGATAATACTGGAAGTACAAACTGATCATGAAGATTGTGAGATACCATTACCGTCACACGTTAATATATTGATATATGGCTCAGATTCACCACATACCAAAAATGAGTCAGCAGAAGGTGATTCACATCTGGATTTGAGAAGCAACATGGCCGGACACCGCTTCAG GGGGGCATCAAAAGCTTGCTTTGATGGTGTGACTCAGGGTTGGGCATCATCATCTTTTCCGGCGTTTGATTTTGTTAAATCTCGATCTACCCCTTCAAAACCAGAGTCTGCGGGCAAACCTTCAAAATCAAAGCAGCTTCTGAGAGGAGCTTCAACAGAGCAGCCCAGGGAAGAGGAGCATCACACCCCTTCAACAAGTAAACAAACACCCCATATTTTATCCCCCAAAGCAGCATTGGCTGCGTCTGTTGGTTTCCTTTCTGGTGATAGTGATATTATAAGAAGCTGCACAGGTGGTGCTGATGTTGGTgccgaagacaaagaagatatcatgGGGATGGATGGATACGGTTTTTATGAAGTAGATGCTACTCTTCCTTATACTTATGACCCTTCTTTCATTTCGGGTCTTGATGACTGTACATTGTTACCAGAGATTATAGACATTGGATGA